The DNA region CTCCAGACGGATGACATAAGCAGATAACTTTTCTCCCGGGTTCTGGTAAGTGTTCAGAAACCTGACCTGGGCATCCCGGGAGCTCTCGACGCTCCCAAACACCTGCTCCAGCGCCTTCAGACACTCGGCGGAGGTTATCGCAGGGTTGTTGGTCTTGAGGATGCGAATGACATCGGCGGCGGGGCCTCTGAGGCTCTCCACCAACCGCCGCCTCTTTTCTAGATCGGACACCTGCCACTCCTCCATGACCTCATTAGTGTGCTCCAGCCAGTGATCAAAGGCCTCCTCCCCAGGGCCCGGGATGTCCCTCCCCGAGAACAGCGTCAGCTTCTTGTACCATATGGACTCGACAAGAGGCTGGATAACATTATCCAAAATATAGTTAAGCATCTCTGCCGGCATTTCTGGGCCTGGAGCAGGAGCGGGGTTCTGAAACCCAAGGACTCGGGCGACATCTTGCACTGTCCACCCCTCTCTTGCCAGGAAGAGGTGCAACCTTTCTAAAAATTCAGCATCGGATGTCGGGGGCTTAAAGACCACTTTCCAGACCCCTCCCTTGCCCGGCATCTCCCTGGGTATGTTGGCGTAATCGACAGCGCCAGTGAGCTCTAACAAGGCTGCTTTCGCATTCTCTTCCCTCCAGAACATTCTCCCAAGCACTCGATAGGGCACCTGGGGCATCGCAGCCCGGAGGGTATCTTCGATTTCAGCCTCGTCACAGTTCACTGGGATCCCCCAGACCAGCAGGGCTCTCTGGGAGTTCACATCCATCCCCCTGCACCAGTCTTCCAACAGGGTCATCGCCATCTTCCCACCTATCAAATGGGGCCGGCTCCACAAGTACCGGTTCGATGGTGGCTCACTCTGCAATAGGGCTACGAATGATACCAGagcctcccccccccaaaagccCGAGGGAGGCAAGCTTCACGCAGTCACAATTAAGAAACGACACCAGAGTCCTGCTTTCgcccttcctccctgccccccaaaGTACTCCCCCTAAGTCGGTCTGCGCGTCCTTGGAGCGAGGCCTCGGGATGCTCAGTCACGCGGCCGCCGCCATCTTGCGTCTCCGGTCGGGGTCCGCGGCCGAGGTCCGTCGCCTACAGACAGGGGGCGAGTCGCAGCACAGACGAGGAGCCGCCGGGCGGGAGACGATGCCGGGGTGCAGTCTTGGGGCGCGGTCGCCTCGGTCCGCACCCGGGAGCTAGCTGCTGCTCCGGGAGTCGACTGGGCGTCCGCGGTCGGAGCGCGGCCTTCAGACCGGGGAGGAGCGGCTGTTTGGCAGACGAGGACTCTGACGCCCCCGGAGGAAGAGGCTGTCCCAAAGTTGTGGAGGCGGCAGCGGCCGATCAGCCCGCGAGGTCAGCCCGCGAGCGGCTACTTCGCGGGCCCGACGACCCCCTCTCGGCGGCAAGGACAACCGAGGGCCGAGGATCGAGGCCCGAAGGCGGAGGCTATACGGACAGGGCAAGCTGGAGAGGAAGAGCGGCCGGAGGGCAGCGCGCGTGCTGTAGCTGTCTCTGGCGGAGCGCAGCAGCCGGCGCGTCCTCCCCGCCGCGAGCCGAGCGTTACTGCCgcagagggcggggccaagcctGACAGGCGGCTTCcagcccgccccgccccgcccctgcccTCCGTAGCCATGGCAACGGTGTCCCAGGCGACGCGAAATTCGCGCGCTTTGGCGGCGGGCGGCGTTGAGCAGTTGCCATGGGGCCGGCGAGGGGCTCCTGGCACTGATCTCTCGGATggtgtatttcttttttcatatatatatttttttataatgaaaGAATACTGCTAAAAGAATCTAATTCTGGAGTGGATCTAAGATACTGGTGGAAATGCATCCGTCGTGGCCGACTTGTCTACTCAGGTAGCTCATTCC from Elephas maximus indicus isolate mEleMax1 chromosome 10, mEleMax1 primary haplotype, whole genome shotgun sequence includes:
- the PNMA1 gene encoding paraneoplastic antigen Ma1, producing MAMTLLEDWCRGMDVNSQRALLVWGIPVNCDEAEIEDTLRAAMPQVPYRVLGRMFWREENAKAALLELTGAVDYANIPREMPGKGGVWKVVFKPPTSDAEFLERLHLFLAREGWTVQDVARVLGFQNPAPAPGPEMPAEMLNYILDNVIQPLVESIWYKKLTLFSGRDIPGPGEEAFDHWLEHTNEVMEEWQVSDLEKRRRLVESLRGPAADVIRILKTNNPAITSAECLKALEQVFGSVESSRDAQVRFLNTYQNPGEKLSAYVIRLEPLLQKVVEKGAIDKDNVNQARLEQVIAGANHSGAIRRQLWLTGAAEGPAPNLFQLLVQIREEEAKEEEEEAEAALLQLGLEGHF